The following proteins are encoded in a genomic region of Burkholderia pyrrocinia:
- a CDS encoding sugar phosphate isomerase/epimerase family protein encodes MSKSNVELVAAYFTLSGDVYPFGPTEISPFSFKDRVEAAAQAGWSGIGLIHSDIYATVDKIGFAEMRRILEANDIKHVEFEFLVDWYQTGERRRASDSMRYYYLKAAEELRARIVKVGPGIGEDIANIPLMVEEFAKLAEDAEKRGTQVMLEIMPFSNIRTIETGKAIVEGANKANAGLLLDIWHLSRGNIDFKEIATIKPQFIKGIELDDADRYAIEPLWMDTCHKRRLPGEGVLDVKGFIKAVQATGFDGPWGVEILSEVERKLPLEEMAARAYNATIQQFK; translated from the coding sequence ATGTCAAAGTCGAATGTTGAGCTCGTAGCAGCCTATTTCACGCTATCGGGCGACGTGTATCCGTTTGGTCCAACTGAGATCAGCCCGTTCAGCTTCAAGGACCGCGTTGAGGCCGCTGCCCAAGCAGGATGGTCGGGCATTGGGCTCATTCACTCGGACATCTATGCGACTGTCGACAAGATTGGCTTCGCAGAAATGCGACGTATCCTCGAAGCGAACGACATCAAGCACGTAGAGTTCGAGTTCCTCGTCGATTGGTATCAGACCGGCGAACGTCGTCGCGCGTCCGACAGCATGCGCTACTACTACCTGAAGGCCGCTGAAGAATTGCGGGCGCGCATCGTCAAAGTCGGACCTGGGATCGGCGAGGACATCGCAAACATCCCCCTGATGGTGGAGGAGTTCGCCAAGCTCGCCGAAGACGCCGAGAAGCGTGGCACCCAGGTAATGCTCGAAATCATGCCGTTCAGCAACATCCGCACAATCGAGACTGGCAAAGCGATCGTCGAGGGCGCCAACAAGGCGAACGCTGGTCTTCTGCTCGACATTTGGCATCTCTCGCGCGGCAACATCGATTTCAAGGAAATCGCAACCATCAAGCCGCAATTCATCAAAGGCATCGAACTTGACGATGCAGATCGCTATGCGATCGAACCTCTCTGGATGGACACCTGCCACAAGCGTCGTCTTCCTGGCGAGGGTGTACTCGATGTCAAGGGGTTCATTAAGGCTGTCCAGGCGACTGGCTTCGACGGTCCGTGGGGCGTCGAAATTCTGTCCGAAGTCGAGCGGAAGCTTCCGCTGGAAGAGATGGCAGCACGTGCCTACAACGCGACGATTCAACAGTTCAAGTAA
- a CDS encoding sugar ABC transporter substrate-binding protein, with amino-acid sequence MININRYVASVAIATLAASTAASATSQPPRVTLLMPTQSVEYWALYIKGFKKEAQAQGINLDVKVTNYDANEQATQVEQALAQKPDVIVLVPVDSSAMVPSIRKIDQAKIPLVISNSMPDQKYSRYWKVFTGPNDISNGQAAAKAMVQGFKDKGYGATGKVIVINGPMGTPPQLQRYQGFVDELKKEAPGIQVVGALPGDWDAVKAGAAASALFTQYKDVKGVYTENDAQLRGTVTAAERLGLDPSKLVLVGHGCDQSGVDLINAGKAYADVEQSPFDDGAYAAKAAKMLATGGTPQALQYLPNPIATKADVKVCYSQKK; translated from the coding sequence ATGATCAATATCAATCGATATGTCGCCAGCGTAGCCATCGCAACGCTGGCGGCGAGCACAGCGGCGAGCGCGACCAGTCAGCCGCCGCGCGTTACGCTTCTGATGCCAACACAGAGCGTCGAATACTGGGCGCTCTACATCAAGGGCTTCAAGAAAGAGGCACAAGCTCAGGGCATTAACCTCGATGTGAAGGTTACGAACTACGACGCCAACGAACAGGCTACGCAGGTCGAGCAAGCTCTCGCACAAAAGCCGGACGTCATCGTGCTCGTCCCGGTCGACTCAAGTGCGATGGTCCCGTCGATTCGCAAAATCGACCAGGCGAAGATTCCGCTTGTGATTTCCAATTCGATGCCGGATCAGAAGTACTCCCGATACTGGAAGGTGTTCACCGGGCCGAACGACATCAGCAACGGCCAGGCCGCAGCCAAGGCCATGGTCCAGGGCTTCAAGGATAAGGGCTACGGTGCGACCGGCAAGGTGATCGTCATCAACGGGCCGATGGGTACTCCGCCGCAGCTCCAGCGCTATCAGGGGTTCGTTGATGAACTGAAAAAAGAGGCACCGGGAATTCAGGTCGTGGGCGCTCTTCCGGGCGACTGGGACGCCGTCAAGGCGGGCGCCGCCGCTTCGGCACTGTTCACGCAGTACAAGGACGTGAAGGGCGTCTACACCGAAAACGATGCACAGCTGCGAGGCACTGTTACCGCAGCCGAACGTCTTGGCCTCGATCCTTCCAAGCTTGTGCTCGTCGGCCACGGCTGCGACCAGTCCGGCGTCGACCTGATCAACGCCGGCAAGGCATACGCCGATGTCGAGCAGTCTCCTTTCGACGACGGCGCATATGCGGCCAAGGCAGCAAAGATGCTGGCTACCGGCGGTACCCCGCAGGCGCTCCAGTATCTGCCGAACCCGATCGCGACGAAGGCCGACGTGAAAGTCTGCTATTCCCAGAAGAAGTGA
- a CDS encoding Gfo/Idh/MocA family protein: MRREIGVGVIGTGFMGRAHALAYRAVPNAFPESLWPRLVAVADVNEAGARQAQEQFGFERATTDWKSLLIDEAIKVISITTPCSLHREMALAAISAGKHVHCEKPIAPSATDALAMVEAAAAAGVVTQVGYNYIKNPMLALARRMIADGELGDITSFRGVHAEDYMADPEIPYGWRVDPENGAGALAEIGNHIIGLSRFLLGSIVEVTAQLETVNKARPVAAGARERREVKVDDIARLIVTFARGCAGTLEANWAATGRKMQLEFEVYGTKGALIFSQERFNELNFYRSGDDPRTSGFTRIEAGPAHPPYANFTIAGGHQIGFNDLKTIEMAGFLDAIEGGQRAFPDFQEAWEIQRVVDCAIRSSVERCSIAL; the protein is encoded by the coding sequence ATGAGACGAGAGATTGGTGTCGGCGTGATCGGAACAGGATTCATGGGAAGGGCACATGCGCTCGCCTACCGTGCTGTGCCCAACGCCTTCCCGGAGTCGTTATGGCCGCGCCTCGTCGCGGTGGCAGACGTCAATGAGGCGGGTGCGCGGCAAGCCCAGGAGCAGTTCGGGTTCGAGCGGGCAACCACGGACTGGAAATCACTGCTCATAGACGAGGCAATCAAAGTGATCTCCATCACGACGCCGTGCAGCCTTCATCGCGAGATGGCGCTTGCGGCGATATCAGCTGGCAAGCACGTGCACTGTGAAAAACCTATCGCCCCTTCCGCCACCGACGCACTGGCGATGGTCGAAGCTGCCGCGGCGGCAGGAGTGGTGACGCAGGTCGGATACAACTACATCAAGAATCCGATGCTTGCTCTTGCGCGCCGCATGATCGCCGATGGCGAGCTTGGCGACATTACCAGCTTTCGTGGTGTGCACGCCGAAGATTATATGGCAGACCCCGAAATTCCATACGGCTGGCGAGTGGACCCGGAAAATGGCGCAGGCGCGCTTGCTGAGATCGGCAACCATATCATCGGGCTGTCCCGCTTCCTTCTTGGGTCGATCGTGGAAGTGACAGCGCAACTCGAGACAGTAAACAAGGCACGCCCGGTCGCTGCCGGCGCGCGCGAGCGACGCGAGGTGAAGGTCGACGATATCGCACGCTTGATTGTCACTTTCGCGCGAGGCTGCGCGGGCACTCTCGAAGCGAACTGGGCAGCAACAGGGCGCAAGATGCAGCTCGAGTTCGAAGTCTATGGGACCAAAGGAGCGCTCATATTCTCCCAGGAGCGCTTCAACGAGCTTAATTTTTATCGCAGTGGCGACGACCCGCGTACTTCCGGATTTACTCGTATCGAGGCGGGGCCCGCACACCCACCGTATGCGAACTTCACAATTGCCGGGGGGCACCAGATTGGGTTCAACGATCTCAAGACCATCGAGATGGCGGGATTTCTCGATGCAATCGAGGGCGGGCAGAGGGCGTTTCCGGACTTCCAGGAAGCGTGGGAGATTCAGCGCGTCGTCGACTGCGCCATCAGGTCGTCTGTCGAGAGATGTTCGATCGCACTCTGA
- a CDS encoding ABC transporter permease, producing MAHTSLRTIPTGMTGKVNIIGSLRELVLVPVIIISMIVGTFLNPAFLTTDNLLNILQQSSELSILVLAQTLILIAGKFDLSLESIVGFAPMVAGWLMATDASNGGLGLGLSGGLGIAIAFAIGAAIGFFNSMLIVKLRLNAFIATLAMLILLRGATVGITNGRTLFDLPSSFTYLGSAKWLSVPASIWVAGLLFAAFAVLLRYHRLGRSIYAIGGNAEAARVAGIRVEQITILIYVVAGILAALSGIMLTGRISSIVASQGQNMIFYVFAAAVIGGISLNGGQGSLVGALTGVLLLGILQNILTLSQVAAFWIDAAYGAIILVALVIARLSGEKPRS from the coding sequence ATGGCACACACTTCTTTACGTACTATTCCGACCGGTATGACGGGCAAAGTCAACATCATCGGCTCTCTTCGTGAATTGGTTCTGGTCCCCGTGATCATCATATCGATGATCGTCGGAACATTCCTGAATCCGGCGTTTTTGACAACCGACAATCTGCTAAATATCTTGCAGCAGTCGTCGGAGCTGTCCATCCTGGTTCTGGCGCAGACGCTCATTCTTATTGCCGGAAAATTCGATCTGTCTCTCGAGTCGATCGTCGGGTTCGCGCCTATGGTGGCGGGCTGGTTGATGGCCACCGACGCCTCGAACGGCGGGCTTGGTCTCGGCCTGAGCGGGGGGCTGGGAATCGCGATTGCCTTCGCAATCGGTGCTGCAATTGGTTTCTTCAACAGCATGTTGATCGTGAAGCTCCGCCTGAATGCTTTCATCGCTACGCTCGCAATGCTGATCTTGCTTCGTGGCGCAACAGTTGGCATTACTAACGGAAGGACGCTCTTCGATCTTCCCTCCAGCTTCACCTATCTCGGGTCTGCAAAATGGCTCTCGGTTCCTGCATCAATCTGGGTGGCTGGACTGCTCTTTGCCGCGTTCGCAGTTCTGCTTCGTTATCACCGGCTGGGCCGATCGATCTACGCGATCGGAGGAAATGCAGAAGCAGCGCGTGTCGCCGGTATTCGTGTTGAGCAGATTACCATTTTGATCTATGTCGTCGCAGGGATCCTGGCCGCACTCTCGGGAATCATGCTGACGGGGCGAATCTCGTCGATCGTTGCGAGCCAAGGCCAGAACATGATTTTCTATGTTTTTGCAGCGGCTGTTATCGGGGGTATCAGCCTCAACGGTGGCCAGGGAAGCCTCGTCGGTGCGCTGACCGGAGTTCTGTTGCTGGGCATCTTGCAGAACATCCTGACGCTCTCGCAAGTTGCCGCGTTCTGGATCGACGCTGCTTACGGCGCAATCATTCTCGTGGCACTCGTCATCGCCCGCCTTAGCGGCGAGAAGCCGAGATCTTGA
- a CDS encoding sugar ABC transporter substrate-binding protein, whose translation MSTKFLKFVGVIFASGAALANPPASAAETPKVGYSAGFLTDPFQSVLVQGILEQSKGTGLGVLPAANANGDAAKQITDVRNLVTAGANLLIVNPTDSRAIVPALNFAQEKNVPVIAVDAAPAGGKVYMIVRADNIKMGQQACEAMGQALNGKGKVLSLMGDQATTNGRDRTVGFDDCMKKNYPNVKVIEQPTNWKPEKAASIAQTVLTSNPDLNGIYLQSDSVMLEGVLSVLKSAGKLVPKGVPKHIALVTIDGTQTALKNIRQKYVDVAISQPLNLYIRHAVYFAHQALNAPDGDHAEIKANVVALGSNKMDLIPATVVDEKNVNDASLWGNSKK comes from the coding sequence ATGAGCACAAAATTTTTGAAGTTTGTTGGTGTGATCTTCGCTTCCGGCGCTGCACTTGCCAACCCTCCCGCTTCCGCAGCCGAAACTCCCAAGGTCGGCTACTCCGCTGGATTTTTGACTGATCCGTTCCAATCGGTTCTCGTCCAAGGAATCCTCGAGCAGTCAAAAGGCACTGGTCTCGGCGTCCTTCCTGCAGCAAATGCAAACGGGGACGCCGCCAAACAGATCACCGATGTGCGCAATCTCGTGACGGCCGGAGCGAATCTTCTCATCGTCAACCCGACCGACAGTCGCGCCATTGTTCCTGCTCTCAACTTTGCGCAAGAAAAGAACGTTCCGGTGATCGCGGTGGATGCCGCGCCGGCCGGCGGGAAGGTCTACATGATCGTCCGCGCAGACAACATCAAGATGGGACAGCAAGCATGCGAGGCCATGGGGCAGGCGCTCAATGGTAAAGGCAAGGTGCTCTCGCTGATGGGCGATCAGGCAACGACGAACGGACGCGATAGAACGGTAGGCTTCGATGACTGTATGAAAAAGAACTACCCAAATGTGAAAGTTATCGAGCAGCCTACCAACTGGAAGCCCGAGAAAGCTGCGTCCATCGCGCAAACGGTTCTGACATCGAACCCGGATCTCAACGGCATCTATCTGCAAAGCGACTCCGTTATGCTTGAGGGTGTCCTGAGTGTCTTGAAGAGCGCGGGCAAGCTGGTTCCGAAGGGCGTCCCGAAGCATATTGCATTGGTGACTATCGACGGTACGCAAACCGCACTGAAAAATATTCGGCAGAAATATGTCGACGTCGCAATTTCCCAGCCGCTAAATCTTTATATCCGTCACGCAGTCTATTTTGCGCATCAAGCGCTCAATGCGCCCGATGGCGATCATGCTGAAATCAAGGCGAATGTGGTTGCCTTGGGCAGTAACAAAATGGACTTGATTCCAGCGACGGTCGTTGACGAAAAGAATGTCAACGATGCTTCCTTGTGGGGAAACTCGAAGAAATAG
- a CDS encoding SDR family NAD(P)-dependent oxidoreductase: MTLIEKLSLKGKVALVTGGAGGIGQAIAKELLALGATVVLSDRVAAAAEATRDLEAEPSKLDFVSFDVADSQAVAKGVGEIVAKHGRLDILVANAGVSYDETTLEHTDESWRRVMGVNLDGVFFCIREAGRAMAKAGGGSIVAISSICGVTAVRPEVHIGYDVSKAGVAHMCRNLAVEWAKRNIRVNAVSPAYAETAMLQAVGEENPAVMKQWLEDMPIGRLMKPGEVASAVAFLASDAASGISGHNLLVDGAYSVS, translated from the coding sequence GTGACACTGATTGAGAAGCTTTCACTAAAGGGAAAAGTTGCGCTTGTCACGGGCGGTGCAGGTGGAATCGGACAGGCTATCGCGAAGGAACTGCTGGCGCTTGGCGCAACGGTCGTTCTTTCCGACCGAGTTGCAGCCGCGGCCGAAGCAACTCGGGATCTTGAAGCCGAGCCCTCGAAGTTGGATTTCGTTTCATTTGACGTTGCCGACAGCCAGGCAGTTGCGAAGGGGGTTGGCGAAATTGTCGCGAAGCATGGTCGCTTGGACATCCTGGTTGCGAATGCAGGCGTCTCCTACGATGAAACCACACTGGAGCATACAGACGAGAGTTGGCGTAGGGTGATGGGGGTGAACCTGGACGGCGTGTTTTTCTGCATACGTGAAGCAGGGCGTGCAATGGCGAAGGCAGGCGGGGGTTCCATTGTTGCAATCTCGTCTATCTGCGGAGTGACAGCGGTTCGGCCGGAGGTTCACATCGGCTACGATGTGTCAAAGGCCGGTGTTGCCCATATGTGCAGAAATCTGGCGGTCGAGTGGGCGAAGCGAAATATCCGAGTCAACGCAGTCAGTCCAGCCTATGCCGAGACGGCAATGCTGCAAGCGGTTGGGGAAGAGAATCCTGCGGTTATGAAGCAATGGCTCGAGGATATGCCAATCGGACGCCTTATGAAGCCGGGCGAGGTTGCATCGGCTGTTGCATTCCTCGCTTCGGACGCGGCTAGCGGGATTTCCGGGCACAATCTCTTGGTCGACGGCGCCTATTCCGTTTCCTGA
- a CDS encoding sugar phosphate isomerase/epimerase family protein, whose translation MSTQVNFVASYWTVSGTVYPLATTEVSPFTFEERVETAARAGFKGMGFVHQDLVAVRDRLGYASMKRILDANGIEDIEVEILTDWFADGDRKAQSDLERADLLEAGEALGARALKVSGDHQGKQWPHEVLVKTFSDLCADAGHAGMRVGIEIMPWSNFNSVNGTMEVVRDAGAKNGGLFVDIWHIERGPSTMADIARLTANDIVSVEINDAATEMVGDVWNDTLHHRLLPGEGSFAVREFIDAVRSTGYVGPWGVEILSTSWREKPLAEAAEAAIAAGRKFLA comes from the coding sequence ATGTCCACCCAGGTCAACTTCGTCGCCAGCTATTGGACGGTCTCCGGGACGGTCTATCCGCTGGCGACCACTGAAGTCAGCCCCTTCACCTTCGAGGAGCGTGTTGAAACGGCCGCACGGGCAGGATTCAAAGGAATGGGCTTTGTCCACCAAGATCTTGTTGCGGTGCGTGATCGACTCGGCTACGCAAGCATGAAGCGGATCCTTGATGCGAACGGTATTGAAGACATTGAAGTTGAAATTCTGACGGACTGGTTTGCCGACGGTGATCGCAAGGCGCAATCGGACCTTGAGCGAGCTGACCTTCTTGAGGCTGGTGAAGCGTTGGGTGCCCGTGCGTTGAAAGTCTCCGGGGACCACCAAGGAAAACAATGGCCGCACGAGGTTTTGGTGAAAACATTCAGCGATCTCTGCGCAGATGCGGGACACGCTGGGATGAGGGTTGGCATCGAAATCATGCCGTGGTCGAATTTCAACAGCGTGAATGGGACGATGGAAGTTGTTCGGGACGCCGGTGCCAAGAATGGTGGTTTGTTCGTCGACATTTGGCATATCGAACGAGGTCCGTCGACAATGGCGGATATCGCCCGTCTTACGGCTAACGACATTGTTTCCGTGGAAATCAATGACGCTGCGACAGAAATGGTAGGCGACGTATGGAATGACACGCTCCATCATCGCCTCTTGCCTGGCGAAGGTTCGTTCGCGGTCCGCGAATTCATTGATGCGGTTCGGTCGACCGGTTACGTTGGACCGTGGGGGGTGGAGATTCTCTCGACTTCGTGGCGTGAGAAGCCGTTGGCGGAGGCCGCGGAAGCCGCAATTGCTGCCGGCCGGAAGTTCCTGGCGTAA
- a CDS encoding ATP-binding protein, whose product MFSDRVVAAALLERLLHHAIVVHIEGTSNRLREHVDLLPDHLRNRPSARPESRASRTSSPASGPPAKEPARSHRRLITV is encoded by the coding sequence GTGTTCAGCGACAGGGTAGTCGCCGCGGCACTGCTCGAACGGCTGCTGCACCATGCGATCGTCGTGCACATCGAGGGCACGTCCAACCGACTGCGTGAGCACGTCGATCTACTGCCGGATCATCTGCGTAACCGTCCGTCCGCCCGCCCTGAATCCCGTGCCAGCCGAACCAGTTCGCCGGCGTCCGGGCCGCCCGCGAAGGAGCCAGCCCGATCACATCGCCGGCTGATCACCGTCTAA
- a CDS encoding sugar ABC transporter ATP-binding protein, giving the protein MNATAVADNHREGAADRPALAVSTHSLCKSFGSVRVLKDVSLQVPTGDSRALVGRNGAGKSTLVAMLTGLFEPTSGTVEFGGRPAPALNNRNAWRETIACVYQRWTIIPTLSVGENLLLNRQNPNGGAWINWRRSFDYAADVLRSWGLDVNPNTPAWRLSVEQRQIVEIGRALLQGSRLLVLDEPTAELERREVSRLFDRIKALQESGITFMYISHHLEEIYEICQSVSVMRDGELVADSLLEDMPKASLVEAMVGASGTALRRSSSPPPSDAVPVTATIEALSLKDKLDGVSFTIRQGECLGVAGLAGSGKDELGEVIAGLRTPDAGVIRLDGKQVPMGDPVGARKCGVGFVPRDRHEAGLLPQLSIAENITVSINDTFGWGGFISPRRQAESARQLMDSLGVVASSQSQPIGELSGGNQQKGMVGRALAPKPKLLVLASPTQGVDIASKEALFSIVERARAQGTSVLVISDDLDELAVCSRVHVLFRGRLTHTFDAGYDEHKLVAAIEGL; this is encoded by the coding sequence GTGAACGCAACTGCCGTTGCCGACAATCATCGTGAGGGCGCAGCCGATCGTCCTGCTCTCGCCGTATCCACGCACAGCCTTTGCAAGAGCTTTGGTTCTGTTCGTGTCCTTAAGGACGTCTCGCTGCAAGTCCCGACCGGTGACTCGCGCGCACTTGTAGGTCGAAATGGTGCGGGCAAATCAACGCTCGTCGCGATGTTGACCGGGTTGTTTGAGCCCACATCTGGAACCGTCGAGTTTGGCGGACGTCCGGCGCCGGCTCTTAACAACCGAAATGCGTGGCGTGAAACAATTGCATGTGTCTACCAGCGTTGGACGATAATTCCCACGCTCTCAGTAGGCGAGAATCTGCTGCTTAACCGGCAAAATCCCAATGGTGGCGCATGGATAAATTGGCGGCGATCGTTCGATTACGCTGCGGACGTGCTGCGTAGTTGGGGGCTCGACGTAAATCCCAACACGCCCGCCTGGCGTCTGAGTGTTGAGCAACGCCAGATCGTCGAGATTGGCCGCGCGCTGCTGCAGGGAAGTCGATTGCTTGTGCTGGACGAGCCGACCGCCGAACTTGAGCGGCGTGAGGTGTCCCGTTTGTTCGATCGAATCAAAGCCCTGCAGGAATCTGGCATCACATTTATGTATATCTCGCACCATCTCGAAGAGATCTACGAGATATGCCAGAGCGTGAGTGTCATGCGTGATGGCGAGCTCGTGGCGGACAGCCTGCTTGAGGATATGCCAAAAGCGAGTCTCGTGGAGGCTATGGTTGGAGCATCTGGGACCGCCCTGAGAAGATCTTCGTCACCGCCGCCGAGCGACGCCGTTCCGGTCACCGCAACAATCGAAGCGCTGTCGCTGAAAGACAAGCTTGATGGTGTGTCCTTCACCATTCGGCAGGGAGAGTGTCTGGGAGTTGCTGGTCTCGCCGGTTCGGGGAAAGATGAACTTGGAGAGGTGATTGCCGGACTGCGAACGCCCGATGCTGGAGTGATCCGTCTTGACGGGAAACAAGTTCCCATGGGGGACCCAGTGGGTGCCCGCAAGTGCGGAGTTGGCTTTGTCCCCCGAGATCGACACGAGGCGGGTCTACTACCTCAGCTGTCGATCGCGGAGAACATTACCGTTTCGATAAACGACACCTTTGGCTGGGGTGGGTTCATCAGTCCTCGCAGGCAAGCAGAGTCCGCTCGTCAGCTGATGGATTCGCTCGGTGTCGTTGCGTCGTCACAAAGTCAACCAATTGGTGAACTGAGTGGTGGGAACCAACAGAAAGGCATGGTTGGGCGCGCTCTTGCGCCGAAACCTAAATTGCTGGTGCTGGCATCTCCTACCCAGGGCGTCGATATTGCATCGAAGGAGGCACTTTTCTCGATTGTGGAGAGAGCTAGAGCACAAGGAACATCAGTTCTGGTCATTTCTGACGATCTTGACGAGCTGGCTGTTTGCAGCCGCGTCCACGTCTTATTTCGAGGGCGCCTGACCCATACGTTTGATGCCGGGTACGACGAGCACAAGCTCGTGGCGGCGATCGAGGGACTGTAG
- a CDS encoding porin, giving the protein MKKAIIITAFLAAGVGAAHAQSSLTMYGRIASGFDFVNNVAGSNGQSSNAYRFGSNQFGISWWGLMGTEDLGGGLHAQFRLESAFTAGTGQVGQSLFNRFAYVGLSKDDWGSVWAGQVMSLTDETAFYLDPLGQQVTGIANFAKGRAWGSRSNTITYNSPKWAGFSFRLQNGFGNTAGNFRGGRQLSGSATYSLGGFNAYGLYEEIRDANGKFSDPYVSSREYMIGGTYQFDALKFYAGYQALVSSGSDTVARADNPTASTRNEQEWFGASYQVNPALALMAGWYHGHANHGGGSGNLGVVGATYNLSKRTFLYATFGTMFNGANSNFPVETADSLPLVGHNQQGGYLGMMHMF; this is encoded by the coding sequence ATGAAAAAGGCAATTATCATTACGGCGTTTCTGGCGGCCGGCGTCGGCGCCGCACATGCTCAGAGCTCCCTCACCATGTATGGGCGAATTGCGTCGGGGTTTGACTTTGTCAACAACGTCGCTGGGTCTAACGGTCAGTCATCAAACGCCTATCGTTTCGGCAGCAACCAGTTCGGCATTAGTTGGTGGGGGCTGATGGGCACCGAAGATCTCGGTGGCGGCCTACATGCACAATTCAGGCTGGAAAGCGCATTTACCGCGGGCACTGGGCAGGTTGGCCAAAGCTTGTTCAATCGCTTCGCATATGTCGGTCTTAGCAAAGACGACTGGGGAAGCGTTTGGGCGGGTCAGGTCATGAGCCTGACTGACGAGACTGCATTTTACCTCGATCCTTTGGGACAGCAGGTAACAGGTATCGCAAATTTCGCGAAAGGCCGAGCGTGGGGCTCCCGATCCAACACCATTACCTATAACTCGCCGAAGTGGGCCGGCTTTTCTTTCCGGCTACAAAATGGGTTCGGGAACACGGCCGGGAACTTCCGTGGCGGTCGCCAACTGAGTGGCAGCGCAACGTACTCCTTGGGCGGATTTAACGCTTATGGTCTCTATGAGGAAATTCGTGACGCTAATGGCAAGTTTTCAGATCCCTATGTTTCGTCGCGCGAGTACATGATCGGCGGAACGTATCAGTTTGACGCTCTAAAGTTCTACGCGGGATATCAGGCACTGGTATCTTCGGGCAGCGATACGGTTGCGCGCGCTGACAACCCCACCGCGTCAACCAGGAACGAGCAAGAATGGTTTGGCGCATCGTATCAGGTCAACCCCGCACTAGCACTCATGGCAGGGTGGTATCACGGTCACGCCAACCATGGAGGAGGCAGCGGGAACCTCGGGGTTGTGGGCGCAACATACAACCTCTCCAAACGCACGTTCTTGTATGCGACATTCGGCACAATGTTCAACGGCGCCAACTCGAACTTCCCTGTTGAAACAGCGGATTCGCTACCGCTGGTTGGACACAATCAGCAAGGCGGGTATCTCGGGATGATGCACATGTTTTAA